The following DNA comes from Paraburkholderia phytofirmans PsJN.
CCTGTCGTCAAACATGCGACCGACAAGTATCAGAAGTTCCAGTTTCAGATTGGCACGTCGTTCTGAGCGGGCGCGGAAGATAGCAAGAATCACACACGGCGCGGGGTTAGAACATATCCGCAGCCGCCTGACGCTCCGCGCCCTTCCCTCTGGCTTCCGGCTCGGCCCGGGACGGAATGAACGGCCCGGTAACCATATTCGCGTAGCTTTGCCCCGGCCCTACCATCGGAAACACATCGGCGTTCTCGTCGACCATCACTTCGAGGAAAGCCGGTCCGTCGAATTCGATGAAGGCCTTAAGCTGGTCCTCGAGTTCGTTCAGGGTGGCAACGCGACGCGCAAACTCGAACCCGTCGGCCTGTGCCGCCATGACAAAATCCTTGCGATGCAGCGACTTGTCGCTCACGCACAAGCGGCCCTCGTAGAAGAGACGCTGCCATTGCCGGATCATCCCGTCACCGAGATTGTTCAGCAACAGGACTTTGACCGGCACGCCATAAGTGGTGGCCGTTTCCAGGTCACCAATATTCATGCGGATGCTGCCGTCGCCGTCGATGTCGATCACAAGGGCATCCGGCCGCGCCAGTTGAGCACCGATAGCCGCGGGCAGCCCGAAACCCATGGTCCCCATGCTGCCCGAAGTGAGGAAGCTGCGCGGCTCGACGAAGTCGAAAAATTGCGCAGCCCACATCTGATGCTGGCCGACGCCCGTGGTGACGATAGCTCGCCCGCCGGTCAGGGCACTGAGCTTTTCGACGACGAATTGCGGCTGAATTGCCGGACTATTCCGGTCGTAGTTCATACCGTAGACTCGCTTCAACTCCTTGATACGATCGAGCCAGTCCAAACGCGGTTGCACGGCGGGGCCGTGTTTCATCAGCGACAGCAAGCTTTCTTTGGCGTCGCCCACGTGCGCCCAGTGCGCCCGCTTAACCTTGTTGATTTCCGCCTCGTCGATGTCGATATGCGCGACATGGCGCGCTCGGGGCGCGAATGCGTCGGGGCGACCACCGGCGACCCGGTCGTCGAAGCGGGCACCCACCGCGATCAGGAAGTCACAATCTTCCACCGCGTAGTTCGCACACGCAGCGCCGTGCATGCCGAGCATGCCGAGGCCGAGTTCGTGTCTCACGGATATCGCGCCGAGACCCATCAACGTGGTCACGACGGGGATTCCGAAACGCTCGGCAAAGCGACGCAACTCAGCGGTTGCGCCGGCCGTGATAATGCCGCCGCCGGCATACAGCAGCGGCCGTTTGCTTTGCGCCAGCAGACCGAAAAAGTCGTTGCGCTTGCCCTCATCGAGACGAGCGCCTTTCGCCACCATTCGAAGACGGTCGGAATAGCCTCTGAACTCCAGCGTACCTTGCCCCTGGTAAGTGCCGGTCCAGTTCTGGATGTCCTTGGGCACATCCACGACGACCGGACCTGGACGGCCGGTGCGCGCGACTTCGAATGCGGTCCGCAGCGTCTGTTCGAGCTTTGCCGGGTCGGTGACCAGAAACACCTGCTTTGCGCACGCCGACATGATGTTGAAGACGGGCGCTTCCTGAAAGGCATCCGTGCCGATCATGGCACGAGGCACCTGCCCGCATATGAGGACGACGGGGATCGAATCGCCGTTGCAGTCGGCGATCGGCGTCACCGCGTTCGTCGCGCCGGGGCCCGACGTCACCATGAAGACACCGACTTTTCCGCTCGCGCGCGCATAACCGGCGGCCATGAAGCCGGCAGCCTGTTCATTGGCGGGCACGACGAGTTTGATCTGACGCTCGGGCGTTTGCGCGTGCATTTCGTTGAAACGAAACACGGCGTCGTACGTCGGCAAAATGGCGCCGCCGCTATAACCGAATACGGTATCCACACCCTGCTCGCTGAGTACGCGCAGGATGATGTCGGCGCCCGACATCGCTTCGCCTGCAGCCGGCGGTTTCAGGAGAGCGTCTAAAGCAACGTTGGGGTTTTGGGTCATGGCTGGCTCGCATGGAAACGGGCGCTGAGAACATCAGCGGCCAAAAATCTAAGGTCGATTTCCCTTCCAACTCGAGAACAGCGTATGTTCCTGACCAGCTTATGGGCGATTGCTCAAACGGGTTCTCCGTACAAAGCGCAGCCCATCCAGCACTTTTTTGATGTGCGTCTGGAAGTATCGTGAGAAACGGCTTTGTTCATTCTGACAATGATCGAGGCTGCGCACACGCATAAAAGAGCGCGTATCCAGGCCAGGACAGGCAGGATTTGAGCCATGGCGGTGATGCACCGGCATCACCGCACCACGCACGCGCCGTCAGTCCGTGAATGCACTCGAAATCAGCGCTGCCTGCCTCGCCGCGTGGACCGCGTGATAACCAGGCGCGGTCGACGCGGAAGCCGCCGGCCCCGCATACCGCAGTTGCGCATCCGAAGGCAGGATCTCACGCAACTGCGGTTCCACGAAGCTCCACGCGCCCTGGTTGCGCGACTCCTCCTGACACCAGACCACCGTCTTCAGATTCGGATAGCGCGCGAACTCCGCGGCGAGCTGCCGGGACGGAAACGGATACAACTGTTCGACGCGGATGAGCGGCGTATCGGCAACACCCGACGTGCGGCGATGTTCCAGCAGATCGAAATAGACCTTGCCAGAAGACACGATCACGCGCTCCACGCTCGACGCAGGCGACGGCTCGGCTTGCGTATCCACCAGAATCTCGCGGAACGCACCCGTGGCCAGATCGTCGAGCGTGCTGACGGCTTCCGGATGACGCAACAGCGACTTGGGCGTCATCACGACGAGCGGCCGGCGATCGAAGACAGCCGCTTGCATCCTCAGCAAGTGGAACAGTTGCGCGGGCGTGGTCGGTTGGACTACCCGCATGTTGTCCTGCGCGCTAAGTTGCAGATATCGCTCGAGCCTCGCCGACGCGTGTTCCGGTCCCTGCCCGTCCTGTCCGTGCGGCAGGAACAGCGTCAACCCGCTGAGTTGCCCCCACTTTGCGGCGCCCGCCGCGATGAACTGATCGATCACGACCTGCGCACCATTCGCGAAGTCCCCGAACTGCGCTTCCCACACGACGAGCGCATTGCGGTTCACCGTCGAGTAGCCATACTCGAAGGCCAGCACGGCGGCCTCCGACAGAATGGAGTTCGTCACGGTAAACCGGCCTTGCCCCTCGCCGATATGCTCCAGCGGAATGTAGACGCCCTCCGAGCGGCTCGTGCGCGTCTGGTTGTGCAGAACGGCGTGACGGTGATTGAAGGTGCCCCGCGCGCTATCCTGCCCGCTCAGGCGGACATCGATCCCGGCGCTCAGCAACGAGGCGAATGCCATGTGCTCGCCCATGCCCCAATCGAGCCGCTTGTTTCCCGCGGCCATCTCGCGGCGTGCGGCGATCATCTTGCCGACCAGCGGATGCAGTTCATAACCATCCGGAACGGTCGAGACCTGCTGCGCCAGCGCACGCACCTGAGCGGACAACGGAGGCCCATACTGAACCGGGCCGGCATAGTCCTCGAGAAACTTCGGCCATCCGGGTATTTCGTCCGTCTGGTCCGCTGCCTCGACAGCGTTGCTCTCTCTCGCGTGCTCGAAGCTTTCGCGCTGCGCTTCGAGGTAATCCTTGACCTGATCCGGCGTCACCACGCCTTCCTTGATCAACTGTTGGGCGTACACGGTCCTCACGCCCGGGTGGCTGGCAATCGCGCGGTACATGAGAGGCTGCGTGATGGCGGGCGTGTCCTGTTCCTGATGCCCATGCCTGCGGAAACAGACAAGATCGATCACCACGCTGCGCCTGAACGTCGTGCGATAGTCGAGCGCGAGGCGCACCGCCATGGCCACTGCTTCCGGGTCGTCGGCGTTGACATGCAGAACCGGCGCCTCGATCATCTTCGCGATGTCGGTGGTGTAGAACGACGAGCGCGTATCGCGCGGATCCGAAGTCGTAAAGCCGATCTGGTTGTTCACGACCACGTGGACGGTTCCGCCCGTGCCGTGTCCGCGCGTGTACGACAGGCTCAACGTCTCCATTACGACGCCTTGCCCGGACATTGCCGCGTCGCCGTGAATTTCGACGGGCAGCACGTCGCTACCGTCGCGCTCGTTCGAGGCGTCTCCTTTGGCGCGAGCCATGCCCTGCACGACCGGGTTGACGATTTCCAGGTGCGAGGGATTGAATGCGAGCACGACATCGACGGGCCCGTCGTCCGTCTGCGTGACGCTGCTGTAGCCCTTGTGATATTTGACGTCGCCGGCCGGCAGAGAGTC
Coding sequences within:
- the ilvB gene encoding biosynthetic-type acetolactate synthase large subunit encodes the protein MTQNPNVALDALLKPPAAGEAMSGADIILRVLSEQGVDTVFGYSGGAILPTYDAVFRFNEMHAQTPERQIKLVVPANEQAAGFMAAGYARASGKVGVFMVTSGPGATNAVTPIADCNGDSIPVVLICGQVPRAMIGTDAFQEAPVFNIMSACAKQVFLVTDPAKLEQTLRTAFEVARTGRPGPVVVDVPKDIQNWTGTYQGQGTLEFRGYSDRLRMVAKGARLDEGKRNDFFGLLAQSKRPLLYAGGGIITAGATAELRRFAERFGIPVVTTLMGLGAISVRHELGLGMLGMHGAACANYAVEDCDFLIAVGARFDDRVAGGRPDAFAPRARHVAHIDIDEAEINKVKRAHWAHVGDAKESLLSLMKHGPAVQPRLDWLDRIKELKRVYGMNYDRNSPAIQPQFVVEKLSALTGGRAIVTTGVGQHQMWAAQFFDFVEPRSFLTSGSMGTMGFGLPAAIGAQLARPDALVIDIDGDGSIRMNIGDLETATTYGVPVKVLLLNNLGDGMIRQWQRLFYEGRLCVSDKSLHRKDFVMAAQADGFEFARRVATLNELEDQLKAFIEFDGPAFLEVMVDENADVFPMVGPGQSYANMVTGPFIPSRAEPEARGKGAERQAAADMF
- a CDS encoding 2-oxoglutarate dehydrogenase E1 component — its product is MLMEKIQSSFLFGGNAPYVEEQYELYLADPASVADEWRAFFDALRETPAIDGSDRDDEPHAPVVSTFVDLARRSRATQITLDDGLAIARKQVAVQSLIAAYRMIGTRKAKLDPLLWTPPKASIELTPAFYGLSSADMSTRFSTADTFLFDEDATLQDLVAALEQTYTGTLGAEFMHLTDAGERRWWQMQLESTRAKPSFSVAEKHRFLERLTAAEGLEKYLHTRYVGQKRFSLEGGESLIVLLDELVRYGASKKVATVVMGMAHRGRLNVLVNIVGKPLRALFDEFEGKSGDSLPAGDVKYHKGYSSVTQTDDGPVDVVLAFNPSHLEIVNPVVQGMARAKGDASNERDGSDVLPVEIHGDAAMSGQGVVMETLSLSYTRGHGTGGTVHVVVNNQIGFTTSDPRDTRSSFYTTDIAKMIEAPVLHVNADDPEAVAMAVRLALDYRTTFRRSVVIDLVCFRRHGHQEQDTPAITQPLMYRAIASHPGVRTVYAQQLIKEGVVTPDQVKDYLEAQRESFEHARESNAVEAADQTDEIPGWPKFLEDYAGPVQYGPPLSAQVRALAQQVSTVPDGYELHPLVGKMIAARREMAAGNKRLDWGMGEHMAFASLLSAGIDVRLSGQDSARGTFNHRHAVLHNQTRTSRSEGVYIPLEHIGEGQGRFTVTNSILSEAAVLAFEYGYSTVNRNALVVWEAQFGDFANGAQVVIDQFIAAGAAKWGQLSGLTLFLPHGQDGQGPEHASARLERYLQLSAQDNMRVVQPTTPAQLFHLLRMQAAVFDRRPLVVMTPKSLLRHPEAVSTLDDLATGAFREILVDTQAEPSPASSVERVIVSSGKVYFDLLEHRRTSGVADTPLIRVEQLYPFPSRQLAAEFARYPNLKTVVWCQEESRNQGAWSFVEPQLREILPSDAQLRYAGPAASASTAPGYHAVHAARQAALISSAFTD